One region of Mucilaginibacter sp. 14171R-50 genomic DNA includes:
- the gyrA gene encoding DNA gyrase subunit A: MAEETENDNSHQEDRIISINIDEEMRSAYIDYSMSVIVSRALPDVRDGLKPVHRRVLYGMLDLGLANNKPYKKSARIVGEVLGKYHPHGDTSVYDAMVRMAQDWSLRYPFVEGQGNYGSIDGDQPAAMRYTEAKLQKIAEEMLADINKDTIDFQLNFDDSLQEPTVLPAKFPNLLVNGASGIAVGMATNMAPHNLTEIVNATIALIDNRQIEVSELMTYVKGPDFPTGGIIYGYEGPRQALETGRGRIVIRARAEIETYGSDRERIIVSEIPYQVNKALMIERTAELVNEKKIEGISAIRDESNREGIRVVYEIKRDSNAAIVLNNLYKYTALQTSFSVNNIALVHGRPMLLNLKDLIHHFVEHRHEVVIRRTKFELAEAEKRAHILEGLLIALDHIEEVIKLIRASSTPDEAREGLMSQFGLSDIQARAILDMTLRRLTGLERDKIRDEYDALMKTIEHLKSILADEGLRMQIIKDELAEIRDKYGDDRKTEMVHSSAEMQTEDFIEDEDVVITISREGYIKRTSLTEYRRQGRGGKGSLGSNSRDADFIEHLLIASNHNYMLFFTESGQCFWLRVFEIPEGTRTSKGRAIQNIINIPKEENIKAYIKLKSLKDKEYLENNFIIMCTRKGVIKKTSLEAYSRPRANGINAININEGDSLLEATLTTGSSEIVMALQSGRAIRFNESTVRPMGRTATGVRGISLDSEKDEVVGMIAIDDKETTVLVVSEKGYGKRTDIDDYRVTNRGGKGVKTLNITEKTGNLVAIKGVTDKEDLMIINKSGIIIRIAISELRTMGRATQGVRLITLKGNDEIASVAKVEHDEDEELNEAVLAEAAEDKVIADEIDADVLSETPDAPIKPDTEIDTANAEDESADDDQTE; the protein is encoded by the coding sequence ATGGCTGAAGAAACCGAAAACGACAATTCGCACCAAGAAGACAGAATAATTTCGATAAATATTGATGAAGAAATGCGATCGGCTTACATTGATTATTCAATGTCGGTTATCGTATCAAGGGCGCTGCCCGACGTGCGCGACGGCTTAAAACCCGTTCACAGGCGGGTGTTATACGGGATGCTTGATCTGGGCCTTGCAAATAACAAACCTTACAAAAAATCGGCCCGTATAGTGGGTGAGGTGTTGGGTAAATACCACCCGCACGGCGATACGTCTGTGTACGACGCTATGGTACGTATGGCGCAAGACTGGAGCCTCCGCTACCCCTTTGTTGAGGGTCAGGGTAACTACGGATCAATTGACGGCGACCAGCCTGCGGCAATGCGTTATACCGAGGCAAAGCTGCAAAAGATTGCCGAGGAGATGCTGGCCGATATCAACAAGGATACCATCGACTTTCAGCTGAACTTTGATGATTCACTGCAGGAGCCAACCGTATTGCCGGCAAAATTCCCTAACCTTTTGGTTAACGGCGCATCGGGTATTGCAGTAGGTATGGCTACCAATATGGCCCCCCATAACTTAACAGAGATAGTTAACGCTACCATAGCGCTGATAGATAACCGCCAGATCGAGGTAAGCGAGCTGATGACTTATGTTAAAGGCCCCGACTTCCCAACGGGTGGTATTATATACGGTTACGAAGGCCCGCGACAGGCGCTTGAAACAGGCCGCGGACGCATTGTGATACGCGCACGTGCCGAGATCGAAACTTACGGCAGCGACCGCGAGCGTATCATTGTAAGCGAAATACCTTACCAAGTGAACAAGGCGCTGATGATAGAGCGTACTGCCGAGCTGGTAAACGAGAAAAAAATAGAAGGTATATCGGCCATTCGCGACGAAAGTAACCGCGAGGGCATACGTGTTGTTTACGAAATAAAACGCGATTCGAACGCGGCTATCGTATTAAACAACCTGTATAAATATACGGCGTTGCAAACCTCATTCAGTGTAAATAATATCGCGCTAGTACACGGCCGCCCCATGCTGCTTAACCTAAAAGACCTGATACACCATTTTGTTGAGCACAGGCATGAGGTTGTTATTCGCCGTACGAAGTTTGAACTCGCGGAAGCCGAAAAACGCGCGCATATTTTAGAAGGTTTACTGATAGCCCTCGATCATATCGAGGAAGTTATTAAGCTTATACGTGCATCATCTACGCCCGATGAGGCGAGGGAAGGCTTAATGAGCCAGTTTGGCTTGAGCGATATACAGGCACGTGCCATATTGGATATGACCTTAAGGCGTTTAACCGGCCTTGAGCGCGATAAGATCCGGGATGAGTACGACGCCCTGATGAAAACCATCGAACACTTAAAATCCATCCTTGCCGACGAAGGCCTGCGTATGCAGATCATCAAAGATGAACTCGCCGAGATAAGAGATAAATACGGTGATGACCGCAAAACCGAAATGGTACACTCATCTGCAGAAATGCAAACCGAAGACTTTATTGAGGACGAGGATGTTGTAATTACCATATCGCGCGAAGGTTACATTAAGCGTACTTCGCTAACCGAATACCGCAGGCAGGGCAGAGGTGGTAAGGGATCGTTGGGCAGCAATAGCCGCGATGCCGACTTTATTGAACACCTGCTGATTGCAAGTAACCACAATTATATGCTGTTCTTCACCGAGAGCGGTCAGTGCTTCTGGTTGCGTGTGTTTGAAATTCCGGAAGGTACCCGCACATCCAAGGGCAGGGCTATTCAGAATATTATCAATATCCCTAAAGAAGAGAATATTAAGGCTTATATCAAGCTTAAATCCCTTAAGGATAAAGAATACCTGGAGAACAACTTTATTATAATGTGCACTCGTAAAGGCGTTATCAAGAAAACATCTTTAGAGGCTTACTCACGCCCGCGTGCTAATGGTATCAATGCCATCAACATCAACGAAGGCGACTCGCTGCTTGAAGCAACATTAACTACGGGTAGCAGCGAAATTGTTATGGCGCTGCAATCGGGCCGTGCCATACGCTTCAACGAATCTACTGTTAGGCCAATGGGGCGTACCGCCACTGGCGTACGCGGAATTAGCTTAGACAGCGAAAAAGACGAAGTAGTGGGTATGATAGCCATCGACGATAAAGAAACAACGGTATTGGTAGTATCTGAAAAAGGCTACGGTAAACGCACCGATATTGACGACTACAGGGTTACCAATCGCGGCGGTAAGGGGGTAAAAACGCTCAACATTACTGAAAAAACCGGAAACCTTGTTGCCATAAAAGGTGTTACTGATAAAGAAGATCTGATGATCATCAATAAATCGGGTATTATTATACGTATAGCGATAAGCGAATTGCGTACAATGGGCCGCGCCACGCAAGGGGTGAGGCTGATTACCCTGAAAGGTAACGACGAGATAGCATCGGTTGCTAAAGTAGAGCATGATGAAGATGAGGAATTGAACGAAGCGGTATTGGCAGAAGCGGCAGAAGATAAAGTAATTGCCGATGAAATTGATGCCGATGTGCTTTCGGAAACCCCAGATGCCCCGATAAAACCGGATACTGAAATTGATACAGCTAACGCAGAGGACGAATCTGCTGATGATGACCAAACTGAATAA
- a CDS encoding lipopolysaccharide assembly protein LapB — MILALFTTSVAFGQSEALKTVVNNLAFYKQKGDLKFLSSAKKSADSLVVTKKDSADLEKNVYRIIVNSSILYTDSLNTLGQPETFLDQTAALYDKFAERSKIYKYQPEMDYAKRCIANVYIRKGFALTKNNDFKNAAEAFQKAKKYAPAHKQINAYIAYANNKLGNLQDAAKYYSNLINTDSTKLEYLETASAIYKSLGDTAKALEIVKKGRRLLPQNKQLLHDEANIYNNKRDYKALEPLLVPLIESNTTNPEITFVAANCYDNLNQYDKAESLYLRTIELNVSAYEPVFNLGLLYFKKSTLKNNNDDKNITSAILWLEKANEMAPTDKKCLELLQLAYTKTGNQNQLERVNSRLEQLN; from the coding sequence ATGATTTTAGCGTTGTTTACCACATCTGTTGCCTTCGGCCAGTCCGAGGCATTAAAGACTGTGGTAAACAACCTTGCTTTTTATAAGCAAAAAGGAGATCTTAAATTTTTATCGAGCGCCAAAAAATCCGCGGATAGTTTGGTTGTAACTAAGAAAGATTCCGCTGATCTGGAGAAGAACGTGTACCGCATTATAGTGAACTCCAGCATACTTTACACGGATTCGCTGAACACCTTAGGCCAGCCCGAAACCTTTCTTGACCAAACTGCAGCTTTGTATGATAAATTCGCGGAAAGGAGCAAAATATATAAATACCAGCCTGAGATGGATTACGCAAAGCGCTGTATTGCAAATGTTTATATTCGAAAAGGGTTCGCTTTAACCAAAAATAACGATTTTAAAAACGCTGCTGAGGCTTTTCAAAAAGCAAAAAAGTATGCCCCGGCCCATAAACAAATAAATGCCTATATAGCTTATGCCAACAATAAGCTTGGCAACCTTCAGGATGCAGCGAAGTATTATTCGAACCTGATAAATACCGATAGCACAAAATTAGAGTACCTGGAAACAGCCTCGGCCATCTACAAGTCGCTTGGCGATACCGCAAAAGCGCTTGAAATTGTTAAAAAGGGTAGGCGCTTGCTTCCGCAAAACAAGCAGCTTTTGCACGATGAAGCGAATATCTATAATAACAAAAGGGATTATAAAGCGTTAGAACCACTGCTGGTGCCACTGATTGAAAGTAATACAACTAACCCGGAGATTACTTTTGTAGCGGCAAATTGTTATGACAATTTAAACCAATACGATAAAGCGGAGTCGTTATACCTGCGCACCATCGAGTTAAATGTATCGGCTTATGAGCCCGTATTTAATTTGGGTTTATTGTATTTCAAAAAAAGTACGTTAAAAAATAATAATGACGATAAAAATATAACAAGTGCTATATTGTGGCTTGAAAAAGCCAATGAAATGGCGCCTACAGATAAAAAATGCCTTGAGCTTTTACAACTGGCATATACAAAAACCGGAAACCAGAACCAGTTAGAAAGGGTTAACAGCCGGTTAGAACAGTTAAACTAA
- a CDS encoding lipopolysaccharide assembly protein LapB, whose translation MKVKFLMTGILACLTATTFAQKGELNTAQSEYEKYVGLKSQPALAMPSLTKARQAIDKAAANEKTANLPQTYAVKAGIYGSLAELDTVATTSLPLFNTAAEALKKAKELDTKGENKQLIENAGVALAGYQLNKGVKEYQSQKYDLAYKSFDFYRTIMPEDTNAILYTGLAALNSKNYPAAISNYTKLLTTKYSKVESMYSELANVYLTNKDTANALKTVTEGIAKYPNNADLRRTEIEISLTQGKQKEVLDKILSAIANDPKNKDLYYYAGLVYSQVGDAASQKIAKAPAASKAALQAEKDQNFQKAAEMYKKALEIDPNYFEANLNMGYVIISPAIEAYNAANKLPSNQQKAYDAAMAKANAQFDLAKPYLLKAVELNPKSYDALNNLLTYYKGKKDSANIAKLNAQINALPKN comes from the coding sequence ATGAAAGTTAAATTTTTGATGACGGGCATTTTAGCCTGTTTAACGGCTACAACCTTTGCACAAAAGGGCGAGTTGAATACCGCACAATCAGAATATGAGAAGTATGTGGGCCTGAAATCGCAACCCGCTTTAGCTATGCCAAGCCTTACCAAGGCCAGGCAGGCGATAGATAAGGCAGCTGCAAACGAAAAAACGGCTAATTTACCCCAAACCTATGCGGTTAAGGCTGGTATTTATGGTTCTTTGGCCGAATTGGATACTGTTGCAACTACTTCGTTGCCATTGTTTAATACAGCCGCCGAAGCGTTGAAAAAAGCGAAAGAACTTGATACAAAAGGCGAAAATAAACAGCTTATTGAAAATGCAGGGGTGGCCTTGGCAGGTTACCAGCTTAATAAAGGCGTAAAGGAATACCAATCGCAAAAGTATGATCTTGCGTACAAATCGTTTGATTTTTACCGTACCATAATGCCAGAGGATACTAACGCCATATTGTACACCGGTTTGGCAGCGTTAAATTCTAAAAACTATCCGGCCGCTATAAGCAATTACACTAAGTTACTTACCACCAAATACTCAAAGGTGGAAAGCATGTACAGCGAGCTTGCCAACGTATATTTAACCAATAAAGATACTGCCAACGCGTTGAAAACCGTTACCGAAGGCATTGCGAAATACCCGAACAACGCTGATCTGAGAAGGACTGAAATTGAAATCAGCCTAACGCAGGGAAAACAAAAAGAGGTGCTTGATAAAATTTTAAGCGCTATCGCCAACGATCCTAAAAACAAAGATTTGTATTACTATGCAGGTTTGGTTTATTCGCAGGTAGGTGATGCAGCTTCCCAAAAAATAGCTAAAGCTCCCGCGGCGTCAAAAGCAGCTTTACAGGCAGAAAAAGATCAAAACTTCCAAAAAGCGGCCGAGATGTATAAAAAAGCCCTTGAGATTGACCCCAATTATTTTGAGGCAAACCTGAACATGGGCTACGTGATCATTTCGCCGGCAATTGAAGCATATAATGCCGCTAACAAACTGCCCAGCAACCAGCAAAAAGCTTACGATGCAGCAATGGCTAAAGCAAACGCCCAATTCGACCTGGCCAAACCGTATTTGTTGAAAGCCGTGGAGTTGAACCCGAAATCATACGATGCTTTAAATAATTTGCTTACTTATTATAAAGGCAAAAAGGATAGTGCTAACATTGCTAAATTAAATGCGCAAATAAACGCGTTGCCTAAAAACTAA
- a CDS encoding SDR family NAD(P)-dependent oxidoreductase translates to MDLKLKNKTALVTGSTAGIGFAIAKALAFEGADVYINGRDKNKVDTVAQELVLATGNSNIKGIAADFSDKQQIDQLLKQLPAVDILINNVGIFEPKAFKDITDDDWFKFFEVNVLSGVRLSRVYFDKMLEENWGRIIFISSESAVQIPAEMIHYGMTKTAQIAVARGLAELTVGTKVTVNSVLPGPTLSEGVDGFMKALATDQGKSEAEMEKEFFTNMRGTSLIKRFISPEEIANMVAYIASPLSSATNGAVLRADGGVIKTAF, encoded by the coding sequence ATGGATTTAAAATTAAAAAATAAAACCGCGCTTGTTACCGGCTCAACCGCAGGTATTGGTTTTGCTATTGCAAAAGCGCTGGCTTTTGAAGGCGCTGATGTATATATCAATGGTCGCGACAAAAATAAGGTGGACACGGTTGCACAAGAGCTTGTTTTAGCAACGGGAAATTCAAACATTAAAGGCATCGCAGCAGATTTTTCTGACAAACAACAGATTGATCAACTTTTAAAGCAATTGCCCGCAGTTGATATACTGATCAATAACGTTGGCATATTTGAGCCTAAAGCATTTAAAGATATAACAGACGACGACTGGTTTAAATTTTTTGAAGTAAATGTGTTAAGCGGCGTACGGCTTTCCAGGGTTTATTTTGATAAAATGCTCGAAGAAAACTGGGGCCGCATCATATTTATATCAAGCGAGTCTGCTGTACAGATCCCGGCGGAAATGATTCATTACGGTATGACAAAAACCGCCCAGATAGCTGTTGCCCGCGGCCTTGCCGAACTTACTGTTGGTACTAAGGTAACCGTAAACAGCGTTTTACCCGGGCCAACTTTATCTGAGGGTGTTGACGGTTTTATGAAGGCATTGGCCACAGACCAGGGTAAATCTGAGGCCGAGATGGAAAAGGAATTTTTTACTAATATGCGCGGCACGTCATTAATAAAGCGCTTTATCAGTCCTGAAGAGATCGCCAATATGGTGGCTTATATTGCAAGCCCTCTATCGTCAGCAACAAACGGGGCGGTTTTACGCGCAGACGGCGGTGTTATCAAAACTGCATTTTAA
- a CDS encoding DUF4442 domain-containing protein: MVISENTLKWIMRLYPPLLFQRIWVAGFDKGFRGVKVRVFKSILNKNYNGSIFGGTIFAAADPFYPVLFDRVLNTPDRKLRVWSKSSRIDFLKPALSSLWFNIKLSDADIDLAIQMLNTTGKYEQCFPVDIYNKNNEVCVSMMNEVYIRDLNFTPAAT; the protein is encoded by the coding sequence ATGGTAATCTCAGAGAATACCCTGAAATGGATAATGCGCCTCTACCCCCCTCTCCTTTTTCAGCGAATATGGGTGGCTGGTTTCGATAAGGGGTTTCGTGGCGTTAAGGTCAGGGTTTTTAAAAGCATCCTTAATAAAAATTATAACGGCTCGATTTTCGGCGGGACGATATTTGCGGCAGCAGATCCTTTTTACCCGGTATTGTTCGACCGTGTATTGAACACACCCGACCGAAAGCTGAGGGTATGGTCAAAATCATCCAGGATAGATTTTTTGAAACCTGCGTTATCAAGCCTTTGGTTCAATATTAAGCTAAGCGACGCGGATATTGACCTTGCTATCCAAATGTTAAACACAACCGGAAAATACGAACAGTGTTTCCCGGTGGATATATATAATAAGAATAATGAGGTGTGCGTATCTATGATGAACGAGGTTTACATACGCGACCTTAATTTTACACCAGCAGCTACTTGA
- a CDS encoding GNAT family N-acetyltransferase — protein sequence MPVFMNDEAFEKKGFRISTDKASLDFDVIFNYLDQQSYWATHISPQRLKTAIQNSLCFGVYKDGAQVGFARVITDMATFAYLCDVFVLPDYQGNGLSKWMMQTIMNHADLQGLRRWSLATRDAHGLYKQFGFTPLTNPDQWMQIFTPYKAE from the coding sequence ATGCCTGTATTTATGAATGACGAGGCCTTTGAAAAAAAGGGCTTTCGTATCTCTACTGATAAAGCATCGCTCGATTTTGATGTGATATTTAACTATCTTGACCAGCAGTCGTACTGGGCAACGCATATATCGCCCCAAAGGTTAAAAACAGCCATACAAAATTCGTTATGTTTTGGCGTTTATAAGGATGGCGCGCAGGTAGGTTTTGCACGGGTAATAACAGATATGGCTACATTTGCTTACTTATGCGATGTGTTTGTACTGCCGGACTACCAGGGTAACGGTTTATCAAAATGGATGATGCAAACGATAATGAACCACGCGGATCTGCAGGGGTTGCGCCGCTGGTCGTTAGCTACGCGGGATGCGCATGGCCTTTATAAACAATTCGGGTTTACACCACTTACAAACCCTGACCAATGGATGCAGATTTTTACGCCTTACAAAGCAGAATAA
- a CDS encoding helix-turn-helix domain-containing protein: MNLKRQIFEGEGVSLDFKKTITSCEKIAKTMVSFANNIGGRLLIGVLDDGTIKGVKAEDEERYMITRAAHFFSRPALEPVFEEVYFDDKLVLIVDIPESKEKPHYSLAEDGKWWVYIRVKDKSVLASKVVVDVLKRSSDDSGVLIEYSSKEKALLEHLEKEDRITVKEFCTLLNIGRRRAQRILVNLVLSGVLRVHTTEKEEFYTAS, translated from the coding sequence ATGAATTTAAAGCGACAGATTTTTGAAGGCGAAGGCGTATCTCTTGATTTTAAAAAAACAATTACAAGCTGCGAAAAAATAGCCAAAACAATGGTATCATTTGCCAATAACATTGGCGGGAGGCTACTCATCGGCGTTTTAGACGATGGTACCATAAAAGGTGTTAAAGCGGAGGACGAAGAACGTTATATGATAACGCGCGCTGCCCATTTTTTTAGCCGACCTGCGCTCGAGCCCGTTTTTGAGGAAGTTTATTTTGATGATAAGCTGGTGCTGATTGTAGATATACCAGAAAGTAAGGAAAAGCCCCATTACTCGCTTGCCGAGGACGGTAAATGGTGGGTTTATATCCGCGTAAAAGATAAGAGCGTACTCGCCAGCAAAGTAGTGGTTGATGTGCTAAAGCGATCTTCAGATGACAGCGGTGTACTGATAGAATATTCATCAAAAGAGAAAGCGCTTTTAGAGCACCTGGAGAAAGAAGACCGTATTACCGTAAAAGAGTTTTGTACTTTGCTGAATATCGGCCGCCGGCGGGCGCAGCGTATACTGGTCAACCTGGTGCTTTCGGGAGTACTGCGTGTGCATACTACTGAAAAAGAAGAGTTTTACACAGCCTCCTGA
- a CDS encoding MATE family efflux transporter: MKALYQKYQFYYRDSLKLAIPVVISQLGHTLVQVSDSVIVGHFAGTTALAAVSLVNSLFLVPLVIGVGISYGITPLIAQNNGRGNYQECGTLLSNSFFLNVITGIVLFCAIYFGVMLFINKLHQSPDVVIQAKPYLFLLSISLIPLLVFSTFKQFAEGLGFTKQAMLISIWGNVLNIVLGVIFVKGLFGVHPMGIKGVGYSTLIDRSVMAIVMAVYVLRSPIFKKYLKDFAVRNIDRMRGLQILKIGMPVAMQYVFEVGAFGGAALIIGSIGMVEQAAHQVAISLAAMTYMMASGISAAAAIRSGNYFGAGNHSELRLSAISNYHIVIVFMSCTAIIFTLFNQYLPWIYTTDRTVIAIAAQLLIVAAFFQLFDGTQVVGLGILRGMGDVNKPTLITFISYWIVGLPMAYLLGIYFDLGVTGVWYGLVLGLMAASIMLFLRFQSISKSNNLIIVDDISQQIKNTYH, encoded by the coding sequence ATGAAAGCCTTATATCAAAAATATCAGTTCTATTATCGCGATAGCCTGAAACTGGCCATACCGGTTGTAATATCGCAATTGGGCCATACACTTGTGCAGGTATCTGATTCGGTGATTGTTGGTCATTTTGCGGGAACTACCGCTTTGGCAGCGGTTTCACTGGTGAATAGCCTGTTCCTGGTGCCTTTGGTTATTGGTGTGGGCATCAGCTACGGCATTACCCCTTTAATAGCGCAAAACAACGGTCGTGGTAATTACCAGGAATGCGGCACACTGCTTTCAAACAGTTTCTTTCTAAATGTTATTACCGGCATTGTGCTGTTTTGCGCCATTTACTTTGGCGTGATGCTGTTTATCAACAAACTGCACCAATCTCCCGACGTGGTTATACAGGCCAAACCTTATCTTTTCCTGCTGAGTATATCGCTGATACCTTTGCTGGTGTTTAGTACTTTTAAACAGTTTGCCGAAGGTCTGGGATTTACCAAACAGGCCATGCTTATATCTATTTGGGGCAACGTACTAAACATTGTATTGGGCGTAATATTTGTAAAGGGTCTTTTTGGGGTACACCCTATGGGGATAAAAGGCGTTGGTTACAGCACGCTTATCGATCGGAGCGTCATGGCAATTGTAATGGCAGTGTATGTGCTGCGCTCTCCTATCTTTAAAAAATATCTCAAAGATTTCGCTGTTAGAAACATCGACCGGATGCGTGGTTTGCAGATATTAAAAATTGGCATGCCCGTGGCCATGCAATACGTTTTTGAAGTTGGTGCCTTTGGCGGCGCGGCTTTAATTATAGGGAGCATAGGCATGGTTGAGCAAGCTGCCCACCAGGTGGCCATAAGCCTCGCCGCCATGACCTACATGATGGCCAGCGGTATTTCGGCAGCGGCAGCTATTCGGTCAGGCAATTATTTTGGCGCGGGCAATCATTCAGAGCTGCGGCTATCTGCCATTTCCAATTATCATATCGTTATTGTTTTTATGAGTTGTACTGCTATTATTTTTACACTCTTTAACCAATATCTTCCATGGATATATACTACCGACAGGACGGTAATAGCCATTGCAGCACAGTTACTTATCGTTGCCGCTTTCTTTCAGCTTTTTGATGGTACACAAGTAGTAGGCCTGGGTATATTACGTGGTATGGGTGACGTAAATAAACCTACGCTAATAACTTTTATATCGTACTGGATAGTTGGCCTGCCCATGGCATATTTGCTTGGTATTTACTTTGATTTGGGGGTAACGGGTGTTTGGTACGGCCTGGTATTAGGGCTGATGGCAGCGTCGATAATGTTATTCCTACGCTTTCAGAGCATTAGTAAAAGCAATAATCTTATCATTGTTGACGATATATCACAGCAGATCAAAAATACATATCATTAG
- a CDS encoding histone deacetylase, whose protein sequence is MLKIAYDAIYAHPLPPGHRFPMLKYELIPAQLIHEGVITAENLFSPAIADEAVILLTHDAVYGQQLRDLTLAPKEQRRIGFPLSAQLIEREMRIAQGTIDGCRYAFEYGIAFNVAGGTHHAGTNWGEGFCMLNDQAIAANYLLYNNLCTNILIIDLDVHQGNGTAQIFENEPRVFTFSMHGDKNFPFRKERSDLDIPLPDGVGDDEYLKLLKDTLPGLIDGHKPQFIFYLAGVDVLASDNLGKLALSKEACKERDRFVLEQCWQRKIPVQVSMGGGYSPQIKDIVEAHCNTFRLANDMYF, encoded by the coding sequence ATGCTTAAGATCGCTTACGACGCCATATATGCCCATCCTTTGCCGCCGGGGCATCGCTTCCCGATGCTTAAGTACGAATTGATACCGGCCCAGCTGATTCATGAAGGGGTGATCACTGCAGAGAATCTTTTTTCGCCGGCGATTGCGGATGAAGCCGTCATTCTATTAACCCATGATGCGGTTTACGGGCAGCAACTGCGCGATTTGACCCTTGCGCCTAAAGAACAGCGGCGTATCGGTTTTCCCTTGTCAGCACAATTAATAGAGCGGGAGATGCGTATAGCCCAGGGTACTATTGACGGGTGCAGGTATGCTTTTGAATATGGCATTGCTTTTAATGTTGCCGGCGGTACCCATCATGCAGGCACCAATTGGGGCGAAGGGTTTTGTATGTTGAACGATCAGGCAATAGCTGCCAACTATCTGCTTTATAATAATTTATGTACTAATATCTTAATAATTGATTTAGATGTACACCAGGGGAACGGCACCGCGCAAATATTTGAAAATGAACCGCGGGTGTTTACCTTCTCGATGCATGGCGATAAAAATTTCCCGTTCAGGAAAGAGCGCTCGGACCTTGATATACCGCTGCCCGACGGGGTGGGTGATGACGAGTACTTAAAGCTGTTAAAAGATACGTTGCCCGGTTTAATTGATGGGCACAAACCCCAATTTATATTTTACCTGGCCGGGGTAGATGTGCTGGCATCAGATAACTTAGGCAAACTGGCGCTTAGTAAAGAGGCTTGCAAAGAACGCGACCGGTTTGTGCTTGAACAATGCTGGCAAAGAAAGATACCTGTGCAGGTAAGCATGGGAGGGGGCTATTCGCCGCAAATAAAAGATATTGTTGAAGCGCATTGCAATACTTTCCGCTTAGCTAATGATATGTATTTTTGA